Proteins from a genomic interval of Collinsella sp. zg1085:
- a CDS encoding DUF559 domain-containing protein: protein MRLCISHQTARAWYRLKDYPAASLLVPNQAQALQDFKVVHDDVAQAQRVLAAYGLPQQDYMPLHILVPSTQARLRTPHLSCHVCSQALPAQSLQVFEHLMVPTAPLLAVQSSQDFSFLELVEYFYELCGAYHLPLQLEEPFCERIQLTSVENLTAFAQSCVHKMGRTKTLSALRFTRNGARSPMETVCAMLVGLSRKHGGLGVIDFDLNARIEVPNRLRHLTRSHAFYADILLRQAKLILEYQGFNHEESQRAVSDEERRNTLAALGYRVIAIWKHALFQPQDFQRLMLTIERAAGLRKDRHTDEFVEKQAALRRFLLRRMLDKSSR from the coding sequence ATGAGACTTTGTATTTCACATCAAACGGCGCGCGCCTGGTATCGGCTGAAGGATTATCCGGCAGCCTCATTGTTAGTGCCCAATCAAGCTCAAGCGCTTCAAGACTTTAAGGTTGTCCATGACGATGTAGCACAAGCACAGAGAGTGCTTGCTGCATATGGATTGCCACAACAAGACTATATGCCCTTGCATATTTTAGTGCCGAGTACACAAGCTCGTTTGCGTACTCCTCATCTAAGTTGTCATGTATGTTCGCAGGCATTGCCGGCTCAAAGTCTGCAGGTTTTTGAACACCTAATGGTTCCAACGGCACCCTTGCTTGCGGTGCAGTCATCTCAAGATTTTAGTTTCCTTGAACTCGTTGAATATTTTTATGAACTGTGTGGAGCATACCATTTACCACTACAGCTTGAAGAACCTTTTTGCGAACGTATTCAGCTGACAAGCGTTGAAAATCTCACTGCATTTGCCCAGAGCTGTGTACATAAGATGGGACGTACAAAAACCTTATCTGCTCTGCGTTTTACACGTAACGGTGCACGTTCTCCCATGGAAACCGTGTGCGCGATGCTCGTTGGTTTATCTCGAAAACACGGAGGCCTAGGAGTCATTGATTTTGATTTGAATGCGCGGATTGAGGTGCCTAATCGTTTGCGCCATTTAACGCGTTCGCATGCTTTTTATGCCGACATCTTATTACGACAAGCAAAGCTCATCCTTGAGTATCAAGGTTTTAATCACGAGGAGTCGCAACGGGCAGTATCTGACGAAGAACGACGTAACACCTTGGCGGCGCTGGGCTATCGAGTAATTGCAATATGGAAGCACGCCTTATTTCAACCTCAAGACTTCCAGCGTTTGATGCTAACAATTGAGCGCGCTGCGGGTTTGCGAAAGGACCGCCACACGGATGAGTTTGTTGAAAAGCAAGCAGCGTTGCGCCGATTTTTGCTTCGTCGGATGTTAGACAAATCATCGAGGTGA
- a CDS encoding 3-deoxy-7-phosphoheptulonate synthase, with translation MSMDFKRRLPIPKEIREELPLSSDATARKTQFDAEVAAILTGTDTKRRLLIMGPCSADREDSVLAYMEKLADLRDRVVDTFVIIPRVYTNKPRTKGTGYKGLLHNPNPEAAPDLLEGVRAIRRMHLRVVEETGMFTADEMLYPSNYQYLIDLLSYIAVGARSVENQEHRLVASGVPCPVGMKNPTGGSTAVMLNSILAAQAPQTFLFRNWEVETSGNPLAHAVLRGYTGSDGANYPNYHYEYLERLAEAYDAQTYAHPAAIIDCNHDNSGKRPMEQLRICHEVVDSCNRNDAIAALVRGFMIESYLEDGNQAVDGGVFGKSITDACLGWEKTERLVLEMADCMHQ, from the coding sequence ATGAGCATGGATTTCAAGCGTCGCTTGCCTATACCAAAAGAGATTCGCGAAGAATTACCGCTGTCATCTGATGCAACAGCGCGGAAGACGCAGTTTGATGCCGAGGTTGCCGCTATTCTCACAGGGACTGATACCAAACGGCGCCTGTTGATTATGGGTCCTTGTTCGGCTGACCGCGAAGACTCTGTTCTTGCGTATATGGAAAAGCTCGCTGACCTGCGTGACCGTGTCGTAGACACCTTTGTTATCATTCCGCGTGTATATACCAACAAACCCCGCACAAAAGGAACGGGCTATAAGGGCCTCTTGCACAACCCTAACCCAGAGGCTGCTCCCGATTTGCTTGAGGGCGTGCGTGCTATTCGCCGTATGCATCTGCGCGTGGTAGAAGAAACCGGTATGTTTACTGCAGATGAAATGCTCTATCCAAGCAACTATCAGTATCTCATCGATTTGTTGAGCTACATTGCCGTGGGTGCGCGTTCGGTTGAAAACCAGGAGCATCGATTGGTGGCATCGGGCGTACCGTGTCCTGTTGGCATGAAAAACCCAACCGGCGGCTCAACAGCGGTGATGCTCAATTCAATTCTTGCGGCTCAAGCTCCTCAGACCTTCTTGTTTCGCAACTGGGAGGTTGAGACATCGGGCAATCCTTTAGCCCACGCGGTGCTTAGGGGTTATACCGGCTCAGATGGAGCAAATTATCCCAACTATCATTACGAGTATCTGGAGCGTTTGGCTGAGGCCTATGATGCTCAGACCTATGCTCACCCCGCGGCTATTATCGATTGCAATCACGATAATTCAGGCAAACGCCCTATGGAGCAGCTGCGTATTTGCCATGAGGTCGTGGATTCATGCAATAGAAACGACGCTATTGCGGCATTGGTGCGCGGCTTTATGATTGAGTCTTATTTAGAGGACGGCAATCAGGCAGTTGACGGGGGAGTTTTTGGTAAGTCAATTACCGATGCGTGCCTTGGGTGGGAAAAGACCGAGCGGCTGGTTCTTGAGATGGCAGACTGCATGCATCAATAG
- a CDS encoding nitroreductase family protein, whose product MTYQDIINKRRSVYALNHQLPVSEDEVLTRIKDALVASPSAFNMQSAHALILLGEQHKTLWNDIVTKTLQAIVPAENFEPTQQKMNMFAAAYGTVLFFEDDEVVSNMKEQFATYADAFDTFAAHGQGIAHVNVWNSLAEVGVGANLQHYNPIIDDAVRERWSVPANWQLKAQLVFGGIEGAPGTQERMSADERIRIER is encoded by the coding sequence ATGACCTATCAAGACATTATTAATAAGCGCCGCTCTGTATATGCGCTTAACCACCAACTGCCGGTGAGTGAAGATGAAGTGCTCACGCGCATTAAGGATGCGCTTGTTGCAAGCCCATCTGCCTTTAATATGCAAAGTGCGCACGCTCTTATTCTTTTGGGCGAGCAGCACAAAACACTCTGGAATGACATCGTTACCAAGACCTTACAAGCAATTGTTCCTGCCGAAAACTTTGAGCCAACGCAGCAGAAAATGAATATGTTTGCAGCAGCATATGGCACTGTGTTGTTCTTTGAAGATGATGAGGTAGTAAGCAACATGAAAGAACAGTTTGCTACCTATGCTGATGCCTTTGATACTTTTGCAGCGCACGGACAAGGCATTGCTCATGTCAATGTTTGGAATAGTCTTGCCGAGGTGGGAGTAGGTGCTAACCTGCAACATTATAACCCCATCATTGATGATGCGGTTCGTGAGCGCTGGAGTGTGCCTGCTAACTGGCAGCTCAAGGCGCAGCTCGTCTTTGGCGGCATTGAGGGGGCGCCCGGTACTCAGGAACGCATGAGCGCAGACGAGCGTATTCGCATTGAGCGCTAA
- a CDS encoding glutathione S-transferase N-terminal domain-containing protein, which produces MATSYELYYKPTCPWCQKVLGVMDELGIELPLKDIVADPANAEKLIEVGGKRQVPCLFIDGKPLYESGDIIAYLKQQFA; this is translated from the coding sequence ATGGCTACATCGTATGAACTCTATTACAAGCCCACCTGCCCATGGTGCCAGAAGGTACTGGGCGTTATGGATGAGCTTGGCATTGAGCTGCCGTTAAAAGACATTGTTGCTGACCCAGCAAATGCCGAGAAACTGATTGAGGTGGGCGGCAAACGCCAGGTTCCGTGCCTCTTCATTGATGGCAAGCCTCTGTATGAGTCGGGGGATATTATTGCGTATCTTAAGCAGCAGTTTGCCTAG
- a CDS encoding VanZ family protein gives MKKRLRTESISKRWVLCFCLMLLIIWGNSLVPGDSSSVVSHGVLDKLRHGLQLWGIPVGWLSNFVIRKMGHLSEYTLLGVIAMQMFRPLRLVRRKVWGYALAAGVVSAVIDECIQLAVPGRSGQVQDVVLDTVGVLLGIMLALHLERCNKRRRTSKGM, from the coding sequence ATGAAAAAACGATTGCGCACAGAGTCCATCTCAAAAAGGTGGGTTCTGTGCTTTTGTTTGATGCTATTGATAATTTGGGGAAATTCACTGGTTCCGGGTGATTCAAGTTCGGTGGTCAGCCATGGGGTGCTTGATAAGCTGCGACATGGATTGCAACTGTGGGGTATTCCGGTGGGGTGGCTAAGCAATTTTGTTATCAGGAAGATGGGGCATTTGAGCGAATATACCTTGCTTGGCGTTATTGCTATGCAGATGTTTAGACCACTACGTTTGGTGCGCCGGAAGGTCTGGGGCTATGCCTTGGCTGCCGGTGTTGTATCTGCAGTAATCGATGAGTGCATTCAACTTGCGGTTCCTGGTCGAAGTGGACAGGTGCAAGACGTGGTGCTCGATACGGTAGGCGTTTTGTTGGGTATCATGCTTGCCTTGCACCTTGAGAGATGTAACAAGCGCCGGCGCACCAGCAAAGGCATGTAG
- a CDS encoding Cof-type HAD-IIB family hydrolase, whose product MLVFSDLDGTLLTTNKHLRPRTLAALDALAISDIEFIPSTGRSAGEIPYELKIHPAVHYVIAANGASVLALDEHDKADFDRATTLQHWPLSREHAHAVLAIARKYDVTFDVFGDGHCYLKRAWYERLHEFVSHKAILKSMLGTRRPLDEEPEVTIERVHTLERVAMYWKDSRERDAILDELSCIEGIEVTRSYPMNIEIMEAGTSKGTAATWLCEHLGQAAADAFAFGDNLNDIEMLTAVGHGYAVANAEAEVLAHAPLCCPANDDDGVAQVLEQLV is encoded by the coding sequence ATGCTTGTATTTTCTGACCTCGATGGAACCTTGCTTACCACCAATAAACATCTTCGTCCGCGCACCTTAGCCGCGCTTGATGCGCTTGCCATATCAGATATTGAATTTATTCCAAGTACAGGGCGTTCAGCCGGTGAGATTCCTTATGAGCTCAAAATTCACCCAGCGGTTCACTACGTCATTGCAGCTAATGGCGCTAGTGTTCTCGCTCTTGATGAACATGACAAAGCCGATTTTGACCGTGCGACCACTCTTCAACACTGGCCCTTATCACGCGAACACGCACACGCTGTGCTTGCCATTGCGCGCAAATATGACGTGACCTTTGATGTGTTTGGCGATGGTCACTGCTACCTTAAGCGCGCATGGTATGAGCGCCTGCATGAGTTTGTGAGTCACAAGGCCATTCTAAAAAGCATGCTTGGAACGCGCAGACCCCTCGACGAAGAGCCTGAGGTTACGATTGAGCGTGTTCATACCCTTGAGCGTGTTGCCATGTATTGGAAAGACTCGCGAGAGCGCGACGCCATACTTGATGAGCTTTCCTGCATTGAAGGTATAGAAGTCACTCGGTCATATCCCATGAACATTGAAATAATGGAAGCAGGCACTTCAAAAGGAACCGCAGCTACATGGCTTTGTGAACACTTGGGGCAAGCTGCGGCTGATGCTTTTGCCTTTGGTGATAATCTCAACGACATCGAAATGCTCACTGCTGTTGGTCATGGCTATGCCGTTGCCAATGCTGAGGCAGAGGTTCTAGCACATGCACCGCTTTGCTGCCCTGCCAACGATGATGATGGCGTGGCACAAGTTTTGGAGCAGCTGGTTTAG
- a CDS encoding citrate synthase, translating into MGYNAQNVLYRFDDALSRLAIDFTASRQISPESERLYHGASTEPYDEELFCEHHVKRGLRNADGSGVVAGLTRISDVHGYVREGERVIPDEGKLMLRGYDLEELIRGAQSEDRFGYEELAYLLITGDLPRADELQDFIDRLSAHRTISEAYIKQFPASTVSTSIMNVLARAVLLLYAFDAEPDDISPEHEIDVAISLLSRLPRIAALARLSAEAQQEGRAPLIAAPDLSLSTAETILSVLRGDESYTHDEAMLLDVMLMLHAEHGGGNNSTFACRVLSSSATDAYSAYAAAIGSLKGPRHGGANAKVVHMHEDIRAHVADWENLDELAAYLTRILKRDAFDNSGLIYGMGHAVYTKSDPRARICRCYAKKLAEQKGLGAEFALIERIETLAPEVMRDVLHTTKPICANIDLYTGFIYTMLDIPQALFTPLFAVARTAGWAAHRMEELFGAHRIIRPAYVSIMDNTSYTPLNER; encoded by the coding sequence ATGGGCTACAACGCACAAAATGTTCTTTATCGCTTTGACGATGCACTCAGCCGCTTAGCAATTGATTTTACGGCAAGTCGTCAAATTTCTCCTGAAAGCGAGCGCCTCTATCATGGTGCTTCAACGGAGCCCTACGATGAAGAACTCTTTTGCGAGCACCACGTAAAGCGCGGACTGCGCAATGCCGACGGTTCAGGTGTTGTTGCTGGTCTTACCCGTATCTCAGACGTGCATGGCTATGTCCGCGAAGGAGAGCGCGTAATCCCCGATGAAGGTAAACTCATGCTTCGCGGGTATGACCTTGAAGAGCTTATTCGTGGGGCACAGAGCGAAGACCGCTTTGGCTACGAAGAGCTTGCCTATCTCTTGATTACAGGCGATTTACCTCGCGCCGATGAACTGCAAGATTTTATTGATCGTCTCAGTGCTCACCGCACCATTAGTGAGGCCTATATTAAGCAATTCCCTGCCTCAACAGTCTCAACAAGCATCATGAATGTACTGGCACGTGCGGTGCTTCTGCTTTATGCCTTTGATGCCGAGCCTGACGATATTTCGCCAGAGCACGAAATTGATGTTGCTATATCACTTCTTTCGCGGCTCCCCCGCATTGCCGCGCTTGCACGTCTCTCGGCAGAAGCCCAGCAAGAAGGTCGTGCGCCACTTATTGCTGCGCCTGACTTAAGCCTTTCAACAGCAGAGACCATTCTTTCTGTGCTTCGTGGCGACGAGTCGTATACGCACGACGAAGCTATGCTCTTAGACGTTATGTTGATGCTACATGCCGAGCACGGCGGCGGCAACAACTCAACCTTTGCATGCCGTGTTCTCTCAAGCTCGGCTACTGATGCATACTCTGCCTACGCTGCGGCAATTGGTTCTTTGAAGGGACCTCGCCACGGAGGAGCAAACGCTAAAGTTGTACATATGCATGAAGATATTCGCGCTCACGTTGCTGACTGGGAAAATCTCGACGAGCTAGCAGCATATCTCACGCGTATCTTAAAACGTGATGCTTTTGACAACAGTGGTCTTATCTATGGTATGGGTCATGCGGTATATACCAAAAGTGACCCCCGCGCGCGCATTTGTCGCTGCTATGCCAAAAAACTGGCGGAACAAAAGGGTCTTGGCGCTGAGTTTGCCCTCATTGAGCGCATTGAGACTTTGGCGCCTGAGGTCATGCGTGATGTACTGCATACCACAAAGCCTATCTGTGCCAATATTGACCTCTATACGGGCTTTATCTACACCATGCTCGATATTCCTCAAGCGCTCTTTACGCCGCTCTTTGCCGTGGCGCGAACGGCAGGCTGGGCAGCTCACCGGATGGAAGAACTCTTTGGAGCTCATCGCATTATTCGTCCGGCCTATGTTTCGATTATGGATAACACCAGCTATACTCCGCTCAATGAGCGCTAG
- a CDS encoding ACT domain-containing protein: protein MAETSSHRVVITVLGKNRAGIVAAVANILGKANVDIRDISQSILDDIFTMTMIADMTDAHLDFADLQDELNHAGEAVGVTIHMQREDVFNFMYRL from the coding sequence ATGGCCGAAACAAGCTCGCATCGCGTTGTAATTACCGTGCTTGGCAAAAACCGAGCCGGCATTGTTGCTGCGGTTGCTAACATTTTGGGAAAGGCCAATGTCGATATTCGCGATATTTCGCAAAGCATTTTAGATGACATTTTCACCATGACCATGATTGCAGATATGACGGATGCTCACCTTGACTTTGCTGACTTGCAAGACGAACTCAATCACGCAGGCGAAGCGGTGGGCGTTACCATACATATGCAGCGCGAAGATGTTTTTAACTTTATGTATCGTCTATAG
- the rpmE gene encoding 50S ribosomal protein L31, producing MKPGIHPEYVDCTVRCSCGNVFKTRATKAEISVELCNECHPFYTGQQKFVDTGGRVQRFADKFGGAAAAALEREAAKKAERQKAAEEAAAKKAAEREAKAVQKAKRAEKFAAENAKKAEEAPAAEPVAEAEEAPATEAAAE from the coding sequence ATGAAGCCAGGAATTCACCCTGAGTACGTAGACTGCACCGTGCGTTGCAGCTGCGGCAACGTCTTTAAGACCCGTGCTACCAAGGCCGAGATTTCGGTTGAGTTGTGCAACGAGTGCCATCCGTTCTATACCGGTCAGCAGAAGTTTGTTGATACCGGCGGACGTGTTCAGCGCTTTGCTGATAAGTTTGGTGGCGCTGCTGCTGCCGCACTCGAGCGTGAGGCCGCTAAGAAGGCTGAGCGTCAAAAGGCTGCTGAAGAGGCCGCTGCTAAGAAGGCTGCTGAGCGTGAGGCTAAGGCTGTTCAGAAGGCTAAGCGCGCTGAGAAGTTTGCTGCTGAAAATGCCAAGAAGGCAGAAGAGGCTCCAGCTGCTGAGCCTGTTGCTGAGGCAGAAGAGGCGCCCGCTACAGAGGCTGCTGCTGAGTAG
- the secA gene encoding preprotein translocase subunit SecA: protein MGFVSKLLSLGSDRDLKRYEKTVSVINGLEPEFEALSDEELQAKTGEFRQRYAEGETLEQLLPEAFAAVREASKRTLGLRHFDVQLIGAMALNAGQIAEMKTGEGKTLVSTLAGYLNALAGKGVHIVTVNDYLAKRDSEWMGRIYRFMGMSVGLLQNGMGLELKRPAYEADVTYGTNSEFGFDYLRDNMVLRADQRMQRGHAYAIVDEVDSILIDEARTPLIISGAGTKSAHTYKDFARAVRGLEQGEEVSFDVMMNSGAPVEPTGDFVMDEAKHTIAATERGLKKIEQRLGIEDIYADLSGQLVNHLQQALKAQYMFHRDKQYVVADGEVKIVDEFTGRIMEGRRYSEGLHQAIEAKEGVIVREENQTLATITLQNYFRLYEKLSGMTGTALTEDAEFREIYKLPVQVVPSNRPVIRRDNDDLVYRTEEAKFAAVADDVAQRHEAGQPVLVGTVSIESSERLSRLLNKRGIKHQVLNAKLHEREAHIVAQAGRLGSVTIATNMAGRGTDILLGGNPDELAQQELMNLDFGIEPADVERILQLGKPEQLSPEFLATQGIEVEQDVLDRMADELQKANVYVREACTREREEVLKAGGLTVIGTERHESRRIDNQLRGRAGRQGDPGETQFYLSLEDDLMRLFGGNRMEYISNMMLKNEMPDDYPIQHKIVSKSVETAQRKVESINFSMRKNVLEYDDVMNKQRQVIYAERNKILDGKDLSEHVVEVMQDTIHRCVAEFVSPDGRAPEQDLEGLQKWLLELTGANNIPMLEEQRYEELCGTVFEIVQQLYNEKSERLGDEFMRELNRQVMLRVIDTRWMNYLQEMDYLKQGIGLRGFGQRDPLVEYKSEAFHAFQLLVDTMYEDYLRTILRLEIRNQAQVVNEQAEPSALSHASYSGPAELDGDSGSSTIRREASQAAGTPMQGVDGRAGAGVRTYVKAESEGAYANVGRNDACPCGSGKKFKNCHGKAQ from the coding sequence ATGGGATTCGTGTCTAAACTACTCTCGCTCGGATCTGATCGAGATCTCAAGCGCTATGAGAAAACTGTCTCAGTCATCAATGGCTTAGAGCCTGAGTTTGAAGCTTTGTCTGATGAGGAGCTGCAAGCTAAAACGGGAGAGTTTCGCCAGCGATATGCGGAGGGCGAAACGCTTGAGCAGCTCTTGCCTGAGGCGTTTGCAGCAGTGCGTGAAGCATCAAAGCGCACACTTGGACTTCGACATTTTGACGTGCAGCTCATTGGTGCTATGGCTCTCAATGCGGGTCAAATTGCCGAGATGAAAACCGGTGAAGGTAAAACACTGGTTTCAACCTTGGCAGGCTATCTCAACGCGCTTGCTGGCAAGGGTGTTCATATTGTTACGGTAAATGATTATCTAGCAAAGCGTGACTCCGAGTGGATGGGTCGCATTTATCGTTTTATGGGCATGAGCGTTGGTCTTTTGCAAAATGGCATGGGGCTTGAGCTTAAGCGCCCGGCATATGAGGCAGATGTAACCTATGGCACCAACTCTGAGTTTGGTTTTGACTACCTGCGCGATAACATGGTGCTGCGCGCTGACCAGCGCATGCAGCGTGGTCATGCGTATGCCATTGTGGACGAGGTTGACTCCATCCTTATCGATGAGGCGCGTACGCCCTTGATTATTTCGGGTGCTGGAACAAAGAGCGCCCACACCTATAAAGACTTTGCACGAGCCGTTCGAGGGCTTGAGCAGGGCGAAGAGGTCTCCTTTGATGTGATGATGAACTCTGGGGCTCCTGTTGAGCCCACCGGAGACTTTGTCATGGACGAGGCAAAGCACACCATTGCTGCAACTGAGCGCGGTCTTAAAAAGATTGAGCAGCGCTTGGGCATTGAAGACATCTATGCTGATTTGAGTGGTCAGCTGGTAAATCACCTGCAACAGGCACTTAAAGCACAGTATATGTTCCATCGTGATAAGCAATACGTAGTGGCCGACGGTGAAGTCAAGATTGTTGATGAGTTTACTGGTCGTATTATGGAAGGTCGTCGGTATTCAGAGGGCTTGCACCAGGCAATTGAGGCCAAAGAAGGCGTAATTGTCCGCGAAGAAAACCAGACACTCGCCACCATTACGTTGCAAAACTATTTCCGTCTCTACGAAAAGCTTTCAGGCATGACGGGTACGGCTCTAACTGAGGACGCAGAGTTCCGTGAGATTTATAAGCTTCCCGTTCAGGTAGTGCCTTCTAATCGTCCGGTTATTCGCCGTGATAATGACGATTTGGTATATCGCACCGAAGAGGCTAAGTTTGCCGCTGTTGCTGACGATGTGGCACAGCGTCACGAGGCTGGTCAGCCCGTGCTGGTTGGTACGGTTTCGATTGAGAGCTCTGAGCGTTTGAGCCGCTTGCTTAACAAACGCGGCATTAAGCATCAGGTATTAAATGCAAAGCTACACGAGCGTGAGGCTCATATTGTTGCGCAGGCGGGTCGCTTGGGCTCGGTTACCATTGCAACAAACATGGCCGGCCGTGGTACCGACATTTTGCTTGGTGGCAATCCCGATGAGCTTGCTCAGCAGGAGCTGATGAACCTCGACTTTGGTATTGAACCGGCTGATGTTGAGCGTATTTTGCAGCTCGGAAAGCCTGAGCAACTCAGTCCTGAGTTCTTGGCTACGCAAGGTATTGAGGTTGAGCAAGACGTATTAGACCGCATGGCCGATGAGCTTCAAAAGGCAAATGTGTATGTGCGCGAGGCCTGTACTCGCGAGCGCGAAGAAGTGCTCAAAGCGGGTGGCTTAACGGTTATTGGCACTGAGCGCCATGAATCGCGCCGTATTGATAACCAGTTGCGTGGTCGTGCGGGACGTCAGGGCGATCCGGGCGAGACTCAGTTTTATCTCTCGCTTGAAGATGACCTCATGCGCCTTTTTGGCGGCAATCGCATGGAGTACATCTCAAATATGATGCTCAAAAACGAAATGCCAGACGATTATCCAATCCAGCATAAGATTGTGTCGAAAAGCGTCGAAACTGCTCAGCGCAAGGTTGAGAGCATCAACTTCTCAATGCGTAAAAACGTGCTTGAATACGACGACGTTATGAACAAACAGCGTCAGGTTATCTATGCCGAGCGCAATAAGATATTAGATGGCAAAGATTTATCTGAGCATGTTGTTGAAGTTATGCAAGATACCATTCATCGTTGTGTTGCAGAATTTGTCAGCCCTGATGGTCGCGCCCCTGAGCAAGACCTTGAAGGTCTTCAGAAGTGGCTCCTTGAGCTTACAGGCGCAAACAATATCCCGATGCTTGAAGAGCAGCGCTATGAGGAGCTTTGCGGTACTGTTTTTGAGATTGTGCAGCAGCTGTATAACGAAAAATCGGAGCGTTTGGGCGATGAGTTTATGCGTGAACTCAATCGTCAGGTAATGCTGCGTGTTATTGATACGCGCTGGATGAATTATCTCCAAGAGATGGATTATCTCAAGCAGGGCATTGGTCTTCGTGGCTTTGGTCAGCGCGACCCGCTGGTCGAGTATAAATCTGAGGCCTTCCATGCCTTCCAGCTCCTGGTTGATACCATGTATGAAGACTATCTGCGCACCATTTTGCGTCTTGAAATCAGAAACCAAGCGCAGGTAGTGAACGAGCAGGCGGAGCCATCAGCGCTGTCTCATGCGTCTTATAGTGGACCTGCTGAGCTTGATGGTGATTCGGGCAGCTCAACCATTCGCCGCGAGGCTTCGCAAGCTGCGGGAACTCCCATGCAGGGGGTCGATGGTCGTGCCGGCGCAGGTGTGCGCACCTATGTTAAGGCTGAGTCTGAGGGCGCGTATGCCAACGTTGGTCGCAACGATGCATGTCCGTGTGGCAGCGGCAAAAAGTTTAAGAATTGTCACGGTAAGGCTCAATAA
- the prfB gene encoding peptide chain release factor 2, with translation MALAFDEQNPLTLVAVAELGERLNHVGVYLHVAEKRARIDALEQESAAPGFWDDGAAARRVMEELSRCRVDVASYDAAKAELSDVRAAFDLVDELTPEEAHEFMVEATATANAFVQRLDDMELASWFTQDFDHGDAIVTIKPGQGGLEAQDWAFMLFKMYLKYAERRNWKVTINDCPAAEVIGIDRATITVSGLNAFGMLRAEAGVHRLVRISPTDAKKRRQTSFASVEVIPVLPDDIEIDIAADDLRIDVYHASGPGGQGVNTTDSAVRITHLPTGIVVTCQNERSQIQNKAACMQILRARLYELELQKREETLDEIRGPKTAAGFGNQIRSYVLYPYQMVKDLRSGVETGNVNAVLEDGDLDAFVVGYHRWATGNAGDGAQEPEDLSNGA, from the coding sequence ATGGCGCTTGCTTTTGATGAGCAAAACCCATTAACACTCGTTGCTGTTGCTGAGCTTGGCGAGCGTCTCAATCATGTTGGGGTCTATTTGCATGTTGCTGAGAAGCGTGCACGTATTGATGCGCTTGAACAGGAGAGTGCAGCCCCTGGATTTTGGGATGACGGTGCTGCTGCGCGTCGGGTAATGGAGGAGTTATCACGCTGTCGTGTTGACGTCGCAAGCTATGATGCAGCTAAAGCCGAGCTGTCAGATGTTCGTGCGGCTTTTGATTTGGTTGATGAGCTCACACCTGAGGAAGCCCATGAATTTATGGTTGAGGCAACTGCTACGGCAAATGCATTTGTGCAGCGTCTTGACGACATGGAGCTTGCTTCGTGGTTTACACAAGATTTTGACCATGGCGATGCGATTGTGACCATTAAGCCTGGTCAAGGTGGTCTTGAGGCGCAAGACTGGGCATTCATGCTGTTTAAGATGTATCTCAAGTATGCTGAGCGGCGCAACTGGAAGGTCACCATAAATGATTGCCCAGCTGCAGAGGTTATTGGCATTGATCGGGCAACTATAACGGTTTCTGGTCTCAATGCCTTTGGAATGTTGCGCGCAGAGGCGGGTGTACATCGCTTGGTACGTATTTCACCAACCGACGCAAAAAAGCGTCGTCAGACCTCGTTTGCAAGTGTTGAAGTTATTCCTGTTTTGCCCGATGACATTGAAATTGATATTGCCGCAGATGATTTGCGTATTGATGTTTATCATGCAAGTGGTCCGGGTGGACAAGGGGTTAATACAACTGACTCTGCTGTGCGCATTACGCATTTGCCAACCGGTATTGTGGTAACTTGTCAAAACGAGCGGTCACAGATTCAAAACAAAGCTGCATGCATGCAGATTTTGCGCGCACGTCTTTATGAGCTTGAGCTGCAAAAGCGTGAAGAGACACTCGATGAAATACGTGGTCCTAAGACAGCAGCGGGTTTTGGCAATCAAATTCGCAGTTACGTGCTGTATCCCTATCAGATGGTTAAAGATTTGCGCTCGGGTGTAGAGACCGGCAATGTTAACGCCGTGCTTGAGGACGGCGACCTCGATGCTTTTGTGGTGGGCTATCATCGCTGGGCAACGGGAAACGCTGGTGACGGTGCTCAAGAACCTGAGGACTTGAGTAATGGCGCGTAG